The sequence ATCTCGACGCTCGCGATCGAAGACCTCATCACCGAGTTGAAGAAGGACTTCACCATCGTCATCGTCACCCACAACATGCAGCAGGCAGCGCGGGTGAGTGACCAGACGGCGTTCTTCAACCTCGAGGCGACCGGCAAGCCGGGCCGTCTCGTGGAGATCGACGACACCGAGAAGATCTTCTCGAACCCGACGCAGAAGGCCACCGAGGATTACATCTCCGGCCGCTTCGGATAGAGCTCGACGACGAACGCCCCGACCGTAATTCGGTCGGGGCGTTCGTGTTGGAAAGGCTCTTACAGATCGGGGTAGGTGGTCAGGTTGTCGGCATCGGCCACAGGGCCGGTCTCGTCGGGCAGCTTGCCGGTGACCAGGAAGATGACGCGGCGGCCCACCTCGACGGCATGGTCGGCGAAACGCTCGTAGAAACGGCCCAGCAGCGTGACATCGACGGCCGCGGCTACGCCGTGCTTCCATTCACGATCCATCAGGACGGTGAACAGGTGGCGGTGCAGGTCGTCCATCGCCTCGTCCTCCTCGCGGAGGCGTGCGGCCCGCTCGGGGTCCCGGGTCTCGAGAACCTCACGGGCGGCTGCACCGATGGAGACGGCAATGCGCCCCATCTCGGCGAAGTATCCGTTGACCTCTTCGGGCAGAACGTGATTGGGATGTCGGCGGCGCGCGATCTTGGCGACATGGAGTGCGAGGGCTCCCATGCGGTCGATATCGGCGACGATCTGGATTCCGCTGACGACGGAGCGGAGGTCGCCGGCAACGGGTGCCTGAAGGGCGAGGAGGGCGAACGCACGCTCCTCGCAGATGGTGCTGAGATCGGTGATCTTGTCGTGCTCTCCGATCACCTGCTCGGCAAGGGAGAGGTCGGCCTGGAGCAGTGACTGGGTGGCCCGCTCCATGGCGGCCCCCGCAAGCCCCGCCATCTCACCGAGCAGGTCGGCAAGCTCGGTCATTTGTTCGTTGTAAGCCACGCGCATGAGGTCACAGCCTACGGTGCACGGGAGTCCAAGTCACGATCGCAGGGTGAACGCGGGGTGAACGACGTGCCTGATCAGCGCTCAATCACAGGACGCGTCGCCGGCATTGACCACCGCAAG comes from Rhodococcus oxybenzonivorans and encodes:
- the phoU gene encoding phosphate signaling complex protein PhoU — translated: MRVAYNEQMTELADLLGEMAGLAGAAMERATQSLLQADLSLAEQVIGEHDKITDLSTICEERAFALLALQAPVAGDLRSVVSGIQIVADIDRMGALALHVAKIARRRHPNHVLPEEVNGYFAEMGRIAVSIGAAAREVLETRDPERAARLREEDEAMDDLHRHLFTVLMDREWKHGVAAAVDVTLLGRFYERFADHAVEVGRRVIFLVTGKLPDETGPVADADNLTTYPDL